In Antechinus flavipes isolate AdamAnt ecotype Samford, QLD, Australia chromosome 3, AdamAnt_v2, whole genome shotgun sequence, a genomic segment contains:
- the LOC127556893 gene encoding zinc finger protein OZF-like isoform X2 yields MEEERRRPSGGLGPRLQESVTFKDVAVNFTQEEWRELDTSQRDLYWDVMLENYENLVFLAGLPASKPDVLSHLERGGAPWPQEGKFPGDLFPDSLSLEIRCETKDSTANQGDCTGVSSKKKLSKDGPWDFKIEEAWEFDVRVEKQKDPGEKQSRQVTVSNREASKVNARECKIFGESFSLSSLFVPQEALPPEINQVRPGDQPYVCKECGKTFSHRGNLNKHQRVHTGEKPFECIECGDTFSQRRNLNAHQRIHTGEKPHECNECGKAFTQRSHLTQHQRKHNGKKPYKCNECGKAFNHKGNLNRHHSIHTGEKPFECNDCGKAFTQRRDLNAHQRIHTGEKPFECTECGKAFNLRGSLNQHQRIHTGEKPFECSECGKAFRQRGYLIYHKRIHTGEKPFKCTECGKAFRQRGNLSEHKRIHTGEKPFECNLCGKAFRNALCLTQHHRSHTGEKPFACTECGKAFNHRRNLNRHQSIHTGEKTFECSECGKAFSQRGDLNAHQRIHTGVKPFACNECGKTFNHRGNLNVHQRIHTGEKPFECNQCGKAFSQRGSRNQHQIIHTREKLF; encoded by the exons ATGGAGGAGGAGCGGAGGAGGCCTTCGGGGGGCCTCGGGCCCCGCCTGCAG GAATCGGTGACGTTCAAGGACGTGGCCGTGAACTTCACGCAGGAGGAGTGGCGGGAGCTGGACACTTCCCAGAGGGATCTCTACTGGGacgtgatgctggagaactatgAGAACCTCGTCTTCCTGG CCGGGCTTCCCGCTTCCAAACCAGACGTGCTTTCTCATTTGGAGAGGGGAGGCGCCCCGTGGCCGCAGGAGGGGAAATTCCCGGGAGACCTCTTCCCAG atTCCCTTAGTTTGGAGATTAGGTGTGAAACCAAGGATTCCACAGCAAATCAGGGTGATTGTACAGGGGTGTCCTCTAAGAAGAAGTTGTCAAAGGATGGGCCTTGGGATTTCAAGATAGAAGAAGCTTGGGAGTTTGATGTCAGGGTAGAGAAACAGAAGGACCCAGGGGAGAAACAATCCAGACAAGTAACAGTTTCCAACAGAGAAGCTTCTAAGGTGAATGCCCgggaatgtaaaatatttggggaaagtTTCAGTCTGAGCTCGTTGTTTGTACCGCAAGAAGCACTTCCTCCAGAAATTAATCAAG TTCGCCCTGGAGACCAACCCTATGTGtgtaaagaatgtgggaaaaccttcAGCCACAGAGGAAACCTTAACAAACACCAGAGAGTTCACAccggagagaaaccttttgagtGTATCGAATGTGGGGATACTTTTAGCCAGAGGCGAAACCTGAAtgcacatcagagaattcatactggagagaaaccacaTGAGTGTAacgaatgtgggaaagccttcaccCAAAGATCACATCTTACCCAGCATCAGAGGAAACACAACGGAAAGAAACCGTATAAGtgcaatgaatgtgggaaagccttcaacCACAAGGGCAATTTGAATAGACATCACAgcattcacactggagagaaacccttcgAATGTAATgactgtgggaaagccttcacCCAGAGAAGAGACCTGAATGCACATcaaagaatccatactggagaaaaaccctttgaatgtactgaatgtgggaaagccttcaacCTCCGGGGAAGCCTTAATCAGCACCAGAGAATCCATACAGGAGAGAAACCATTCgaatgtagtgaatgtgggaaagctttcagaCAGAGGGGATACCTTATTTATCacaagagaattcatactggagagaaaccatttaaatgcactgaatgtggaaaagccttcagacAGAGGGGGAATCTTAGTGAACACAAGAGAATCCATACaggagagaaaccctttgaatgtaatCTTTGTGGGAAAGCCTTTCGAAACGCCTTATGCCTTACTCAGCATCACAGAagtcatactggagagaaacctttcgCGTGCactgaatgtgggaaagccttcaacCACAGGCGAAACCTTAATCGACACCAGAgcattcacactggagagaaaactTTTGAATGCAGTGAGTGTGGGAAAGCTTTCAGCCAGAGGGGAGACCTCAACgcacatcagagaattcataccgGAGTGAAACCCTTTGCGTGTAACGAATGTGGGAAAACCTTCAACCACAGGGGAAACCTTAATGTACaccagagaatccatactggagaaaagccctttgaatgtaatcagtgtgggaaAGCTTTCAGCCAAAGGGGAAGTCGTAACCAGCACCAGATAATTCACACCAGAGAGAAACTCTTTTGA
- the LOC127556893 gene encoding zinc finger protein ZFP2-like isoform X1 has product MEEERRRPSGGLGPRLQESVTFKDVAVNFTQEEWRELDTSQRDLYWDVMLENYENLVFLAGLPASKPDVLSHLERGGAPWPQEGKFPGDLFPDSLSLEIRCETKDSTANQGDCTGVSSKKKLSKDGPWDFKIEEAWEFDVRVEKQKDPGEKQSRQVTVSNREASKVNARECKIFGESFSLSSLFVPQEALPPEINQGKLFPQFSDLRNHNVTSLGKNFAKHNKCRKPFNYHSDLIELYTVRPGDQPYVCKECGKTFSHRGNLNKHQRVHTGEKPFECIECGDTFSQRRNLNAHQRIHTGEKPHECNECGKAFTQRSHLTQHQRKHNGKKPYKCNECGKAFNHKGNLNRHHSIHTGEKPFECNDCGKAFTQRRDLNAHQRIHTGEKPFECTECGKAFNLRGSLNQHQRIHTGEKPFECSECGKAFRQRGYLIYHKRIHTGEKPFKCTECGKAFRQRGNLSEHKRIHTGEKPFECNLCGKAFRNALCLTQHHRSHTGEKPFACTECGKAFNHRRNLNRHQSIHTGEKTFECSECGKAFSQRGDLNAHQRIHTGVKPFACNECGKTFNHRGNLNVHQRIHTGEKPFECNQCGKAFSQRGSRNQHQIIHTREKLF; this is encoded by the exons ATGGAGGAGGAGCGGAGGAGGCCTTCGGGGGGCCTCGGGCCCCGCCTGCAG GAATCGGTGACGTTCAAGGACGTGGCCGTGAACTTCACGCAGGAGGAGTGGCGGGAGCTGGACACTTCCCAGAGGGATCTCTACTGGGacgtgatgctggagaactatgAGAACCTCGTCTTCCTGG CCGGGCTTCCCGCTTCCAAACCAGACGTGCTTTCTCATTTGGAGAGGGGAGGCGCCCCGTGGCCGCAGGAGGGGAAATTCCCGGGAGACCTCTTCCCAG atTCCCTTAGTTTGGAGATTAGGTGTGAAACCAAGGATTCCACAGCAAATCAGGGTGATTGTACAGGGGTGTCCTCTAAGAAGAAGTTGTCAAAGGATGGGCCTTGGGATTTCAAGATAGAAGAAGCTTGGGAGTTTGATGTCAGGGTAGAGAAACAGAAGGACCCAGGGGAGAAACAATCCAGACAAGTAACAGTTTCCAACAGAGAAGCTTCTAAGGTGAATGCCCgggaatgtaaaatatttggggaaagtTTCAGTCTGAGCTCGTTGTTTGTACCGCAAGAAGCACTTCCTCCAGAAATTAATCAAGGTAAGCTCTTCCCACAGTTTTCAGACCTAAGGAATCATAATGTCACTTCCTTAGGGAAGAACTTTGCTAAGCACAACAAATGCAGGAAGCCCTTCAATTACCATTCAGATCTTATTGAATTGTATACAGTTCGCCCTGGAGACCAACCCTATGTGtgtaaagaatgtgggaaaaccttcAGCCACAGAGGAAACCTTAACAAACACCAGAGAGTTCACAccggagagaaaccttttgagtGTATCGAATGTGGGGATACTTTTAGCCAGAGGCGAAACCTGAAtgcacatcagagaattcatactggagagaaaccacaTGAGTGTAacgaatgtgggaaagccttcaccCAAAGATCACATCTTACCCAGCATCAGAGGAAACACAACGGAAAGAAACCGTATAAGtgcaatgaatgtgggaaagccttcaacCACAAGGGCAATTTGAATAGACATCACAgcattcacactggagagaaacccttcgAATGTAATgactgtgggaaagccttcacCCAGAGAAGAGACCTGAATGCACATcaaagaatccatactggagaaaaaccctttgaatgtactgaatgtgggaaagccttcaacCTCCGGGGAAGCCTTAATCAGCACCAGAGAATCCATACAGGAGAGAAACCATTCgaatgtagtgaatgtgggaaagctttcagaCAGAGGGGATACCTTATTTATCacaagagaattcatactggagagaaaccatttaaatgcactgaatgtggaaaagccttcagacAGAGGGGGAATCTTAGTGAACACAAGAGAATCCATACaggagagaaaccctttgaatgtaatCTTTGTGGGAAAGCCTTTCGAAACGCCTTATGCCTTACTCAGCATCACAGAagtcatactggagagaaacctttcgCGTGCactgaatgtgggaaagccttcaacCACAGGCGAAACCTTAATCGACACCAGAgcattcacactggagagaaaactTTTGAATGCAGTGAGTGTGGGAAAGCTTTCAGCCAGAGGGGAGACCTCAACgcacatcagagaattcataccgGAGTGAAACCCTTTGCGTGTAACGAATGTGGGAAAACCTTCAACCACAGGGGAAACCTTAATGTACaccagagaatccatactggagaaaagccctttgaatgtaatcagtgtgggaaAGCTTTCAGCCAAAGGGGAAGTCGTAACCAGCACCAGATAATTCACACCAGAGAGAAACTCTTTTGA